A single region of the Prevotella sp. HUN102 genome encodes:
- a CDS encoding phosphoribosylaminoimidazolecarboxamide formyltransferase has protein sequence MSYMKELALKYGCNPNQKPSRIYMEEGELPIEVLNGRPGYINFMDALNSWQLVKELKAATGLPAAASFKHVSPAGAAVGLPLSDTLKKIYFVDDVNFELTPLASAYARARGADRMCSYGDFCALSDTCDEATARLINREVSDGVIAPDYTPEALEILKNKRKGSYNVIKIDPNYTPTSIEHKQVFGITFEQGRNEVKLDDPQLFENIPTKNKTFSEEAKRDLIISLITLKYTQSNSVCYVKDGQAIGIGAGQQSRIHCTRLAGSKADEWWMRQCPKVMNLPFKEGIRRADRDNTINIYISDEYEDVLQDGIWQNFFTEKPEPLTQEERKEWLAQNTKVALGSDAFFPFGDNIERAHKSGVEYIAQAGGSIRDDHVIDTCDKYGIAMAFTGVRLFHH, from the coding sequence ATAAGTTATATGAAAGAATTAGCTCTCAAATACGGATGCAATCCGAACCAAAAGCCTTCCCGAATCTATATGGAAGAAGGCGAACTACCCATCGAAGTGCTTAACGGCCGTCCCGGTTATATCAACTTTATGGACGCACTGAACAGTTGGCAGTTAGTAAAAGAACTGAAAGCAGCCACCGGTCTTCCGGCAGCGGCATCGTTCAAGCACGTCAGTCCGGCAGGTGCGGCAGTCGGTCTGCCCCTCAGCGACACGCTGAAGAAAATCTACTTCGTGGACGACGTAAACTTTGAACTCACTCCTTTGGCATCGGCATACGCCCGTGCGAGAGGTGCCGACCGTATGTGCTCTTACGGCGACTTCTGTGCGCTCAGCGATACCTGCGACGAAGCCACGGCACGCCTTATCAACCGCGAGGTAAGCGACGGCGTGATTGCTCCCGACTACACCCCAGAGGCATTGGAAATTCTCAAGAACAAGAGAAAGGGAAGCTACAACGTAATCAAGATTGACCCGAATTATACGCCTACCTCCATCGAACACAAGCAGGTATTCGGCATCACTTTCGAGCAGGGACGCAATGAAGTGAAGCTCGACGACCCACAGCTTTTCGAGAATATTCCCACAAAGAACAAGACATTCAGCGAAGAAGCCAAGCGCGACCTTATCATTTCGCTGATTACACTGAAATATACGCAGAGCAATTCCGTATGTTACGTAAAGGACGGACAGGCTATCGGCATCGGTGCCGGGCAGCAAAGCCGCATTCACTGCACACGCCTTGCAGGCAGCAAGGCCGATGAATGGTGGATGCGCCAGTGTCCGAAGGTAATGAACCTACCTTTCAAGGAAGGTATCCGTCGTGCCGACCGCGACAACACCATCAACATTTACATCTCCGATGAATACGAAGACGTGTTGCAGGATGGCATTTGGCAGAACTTCTTCACGGAAAAGCCTGAGCCATTGACACAGGAAGAGCGCAAGGAGTGGTTGGCACAAAACACGAAAGTTGCCTTAGGTTCAGATGCTTTTTTCCCATTCGGAGACAATATCGAGCGTGCTCACAAGAGTGGTGTTGAATATATCGCACAGGCTGGTGGCAGCATTCGCGACGACCACGTTATAGATACTTGCGACAAGTACGGCATTGCGATGGCATTTACCGGTGTGAGACTGTTCCACCATTGA
- the pgeF gene encoding peptidoglycan editing factor PgeF, whose protein sequence is MIKPELHYYDLAEDVVAFSSTRHGGVGKEKHGEFSVNLYCGDDEESVAANRKALAEHLGIDESRLIIPHQVHHIESRRIASELFSLPESVKNQILEGVDAVMTDERGICIGVSTADCIPVLLYDEAHHAAAAIHAGWRGTLNHIVMKIVREMTVNFGSNPKEIKAIIGPGISLENFEVGQEVYDQFAAVNFDMNSIAKLYPVKEKKEGELPMKWHIDLKLCNRMDLEMGGVSPENIIDEGICTYTSSDDYFSARKLGVESGRIYNAILMK, encoded by the coding sequence ATGATTAAGCCCGAACTCCATTACTACGATTTGGCTGAAGACGTTGTGGCATTCAGCTCCACCCGACACGGAGGGGTGGGGAAGGAAAAGCACGGCGAGTTCAGCGTGAACCTCTATTGTGGCGACGATGAGGAGTCGGTGGCAGCCAATAGAAAGGCTTTGGCAGAACATTTGGGCATCGACGAGTCCCGACTAATTATCCCTCATCAGGTACATCACATCGAGTCCCGTCGCATTGCAAGCGAATTGTTCTCATTGCCTGAATCTGTTAAAAATCAGATATTGGAGGGTGTGGATGCCGTAATGACCGATGAACGGGGCATTTGCATTGGCGTTTCCACTGCCGACTGCATTCCTGTGCTGCTCTATGATGAGGCTCATCACGCTGCCGCAGCAATCCACGCAGGCTGGCGAGGTACACTGAATCACATCGTGATGAAGATTGTCAGGGAGATGACCGTAAACTTCGGCTCAAATCCTAAAGAGATAAAGGCAATCATCGGTCCCGGAATTTCGTTGGAAAACTTTGAAGTGGGACAGGAAGTCTACGATCAGTTTGCAGCCGTCAATTTTGATATGAATTCCATTGCAAAACTGTATCCTGTAAAAGAAAAGAAAGAAGGCGAGCTACCTATGAAATGGCATATCGATCTAAAGCTTTGCAATCGTATGGATCTTGAAATGGGTGGCGTAAGTCCCGAAAACATAATCGACGAAGGTATCTGCACTTATACTTCTTCCGATGATTATTTTTCAGCGCGCAAACTGGGTGTTGAGTCGGGAAGAATCTACAATGCGATTTTAATGAAATAA
- the obgE gene encoding GTPase ObgE yields the protein MESNFVDYVKIYCRSGKGGRGSMHLRHVKYNPNGGPDGGDGGKGGSIILRGNHNYWTLLHLRYQRHIHAEHGGNGGRDKCHGSDGKDVYIDVPCGTVVYNAETGKYVCDVSYDGQEVVLLKGGRGGLGNFQFRTSTNQAPRYAQPGEPMQEMTVILELKLLADVGLVGFPNVGKSTLLSSLSSAKPKIANYPFTTMEPSLGIVSYHDHQSFVMADIPGIIEGASEGKGLGLRFLRHIERNSLLLFMVPGDTDDIKKEYEILLNELKQFNPEMLDKHRVLAVTKSDLLDDELIEMLQETLPTDLPVVFISSVAGTGLNELKDVLWKELNSESNKLQIITSEENLVHRDKDMSRFEAEMHDEGADVEDIEWIDEDEIEDIEELDDFEYTDD from the coding sequence ATGGAAAGTAATTTTGTAGACTACGTAAAGATTTATTGCCGCTCGGGAAAGGGAGGACGAGGCTCTATGCACCTTCGCCACGTGAAGTATAATCCCAACGGAGGACCTGACGGGGGCGATGGAGGCAAAGGCGGCAGCATCATTCTGAGAGGCAACCACAACTATTGGACGTTGCTCCACCTGCGCTATCAACGACATATACATGCAGAGCACGGAGGGAACGGTGGTCGCGACAAGTGTCACGGAAGCGACGGTAAGGACGTGTATATCGACGTTCCGTGTGGAACCGTAGTCTACAATGCCGAAACGGGTAAGTATGTCTGCGATGTTTCCTACGACGGACAGGAAGTCGTACTGCTCAAAGGAGGACGAGGAGGACTGGGAAACTTCCAGTTCCGCACATCTACGAATCAGGCTCCGCGCTATGCTCAGCCCGGCGAACCGATGCAGGAAATGACCGTCATCCTTGAATTGAAACTTCTTGCCGACGTAGGTCTCGTGGGATTCCCTAATGTCGGCAAATCCACATTGCTTTCTTCTTTGTCGAGCGCAAAGCCGAAGATAGCCAACTATCCGTTCACTACAATGGAACCGTCGTTGGGTATCGTCAGCTATCACGACCATCAGAGTTTCGTTATGGCTGATATTCCCGGTATTATAGAAGGCGCAAGCGAGGGAAAAGGACTGGGATTGCGTTTTCTCCGTCATATTGAGCGCAACTCCCTGTTGCTCTTTATGGTTCCGGGCGATACGGATGATATCAAGAAAGAATACGAAATTCTGCTCAATGAGCTGAAGCAGTTCAATCCTGAAATGCTCGACAAGCATCGTGTGCTTGCTGTTACGAAGAGTGATTTGCTCGATGACGAACTGATAGAAATGCTTCAGGAAACTCTCCCTACCGATCTTCCGGTGGTATTTATCTCATCTGTGGCAGGCACGGGACTGAACGAACTGAAGGATGTTCTCTGGAAAGAACTTAATTCCGAGAGCAACAAACTCCAGATTATCACATCTGAGGAAAACCTTGTTCATCGCGACAAGGATATGTCTCGCTTCGAAGCCGAAATGCACGACGAAGGTGCCGACGTGGAAGACATTGAATGGATTGATGAGGATGAGATAGAAGATATAGAGGAACTCGACGATTTTGAATACACAGATGATTAA
- a CDS encoding adenylate kinase has translation MKNIVIFGAPGAGKGTQSDKMIEKYGFGHISTGDVLRAEIKNGTELGKTAKGFIDNGQLIPDELMIDILASVYDSFGKEHKGVIFDGFPRTIPQAEALKKMLSERGHQIAAMIELFVPEEELMKRLILRGEQSGRSDDNAETIQKRLNVYNTQTSPLIDWYQNEGIRHHVEGLGTIDEIFARIAKIIDNL, from the coding sequence ATGAAGAATATTGTAATTTTCGGTGCTCCGGGTGCTGGTAAAGGTACGCAGAGCGACAAGATGATTGAAAAGTACGGATTCGGACACATTTCTACGGGTGATGTTCTTCGTGCTGAAATCAAGAATGGTACAGAACTTGGTAAGACTGCAAAGGGCTTTATCGACAACGGTCAGCTCATTCCCGACGAGTTGATGATTGATATCCTTGCAAGCGTTTACGATAGTTTCGGCAAGGAGCACAAAGGCGTTATCTTTGATGGTTTCCCACGCACAATACCTCAAGCTGAGGCATTGAAGAAGATGCTTTCAGAGCGTGGACATCAGATTGCTGCAATGATTGAACTCTTCGTTCCGGAAGAAGAGCTGATGAAGCGTCTGATTCTCCGTGGCGAGCAGAGTGGCCGTTCCGACGACAATGCAGAAACAATACAGAAGCGTCTGAATGTTTACAACACACAGACTTCTCCGCTGATTGACTGGTATCAGAACGAAGGTATCCGTCATCACGTTGAAGGCTTGGGCACGATAGACGAAATCTTTGCGAGAATAGCAAAGATAATTGATAATTTGTAA